GATATTGATCCGCGCGAAATAGTAAGTGCTACTTTTTCGGCAACAACAGATATTGATGTGGTCTTTCCTGCCAAAATCGCCCGATCGCGATCGCAATGGGAAAATGTCCCACTTTTAGATGTGCAGCAAATGTATGTTGAAGGTAGTTTAGAGCGCTGTATCAGAGTATTAATTCATGTAAATACACCGCTTGAGCAGCACCAAATCAAACATATTTATTTAAATGGCGCACGTGATTTGCGTCCCGATCTTGTTTACGCTCAAATTTGAGAAAATAGAGGGAGTGCCAAGCACTCCCTCTATTTTCTAGATACAATCAGTTCAAACATAAGATAATAGCCCTATGGTCACAAGAATTTTTCTGTGTAACGAACAGACTGAGCCAGAGATTCGCGATTTCATTCGTGAAGCGATCGCCGATATCTCCGAGGGGGAGCAGTATATCGTTACGTGGAACTGCGGCAATATTCAAACGCTCAAGGCGGGCGATCGCGCTTACTTTAAGCGGATTGGTAGTGCCAATCAGGGCTATTTTGCTTCGGGGACAGTGGTTCCTGCGGATCGTGAATATCAACTCAAACTGCGATCGGCTCGTTATCGGGAACTGAGTGAAGCCTACGATATTGACTCACAAGCTAATAATTTTCGGGTATGGGTGGCTTGGGATGCCTGTGTCAACTTTGATGAGCCACTCAGGACAGATTATTTGCGCCAACTGCCACATTTTCAAGGAATGCCCCTTGAGCCACAGAGTGATGCGGGTGTATTTCGTGAAGAATATGTGCGAATGCTCGATCGCGAGTGGGAACGTCAAACCCAAAAGGCTTTTCGGGCAGGCAAGGGCATTAGTCTGATTGATGTTTACTACCGTTGGGGATTAGAGGATATTCAACAAGGTTTCCCTCAAGATGCGTTGGAGTCATTTCGGCAAGCGCTGAAACTCAACCCTAATTTTATCAAGGCATATTTGGGGCTAGGCGATGCCCATGTAAGTTTGCGGGAATATGCCAAAGCGGTGGGAGATTATGGCAAGGCTATTTCCATGCGTCCCGATAAGGCGAGGCTGGCCTATTACAAGCGTGGCGAAATTAATTTCTTGTTAGGACAGTTTCAGCAAGCGATGGCGGATTTTCAGGCAGCGATCGCCATTGATCCAAATTATGCCGATGCTCATTTTTCTCTAGGCAATACCTATTTCAAGCTTAAGAGCTACGAACAGGCGATCGCTGCCTATAGTAAAACCCTTGAGATCAGCCCTGAGCGAGATTTGGCAGTATTCCGACGAGGACGCTCCCATTATATTCTTAAGGAATTTCCTGAAGCAGTTCGGGACTTTAGCCATGCGATCGAGTTACAGCCAAGCAACGTCGATGCCTATTACTATCGCGGCTTAGCTTATTCTCAGCCTGACACTGCCGATGAAACCCTTGCAGGCGATGATTTCCGCAAAGCGATCGTTCTCTATCAAACTCAGGGTAAACCTGAAAAGGCAAAAAAAGCGAAAGAGTTGTTGGAAACCCTTGCAATTGATTCTCTGCCTAAGGCTAGACCAAGAAGCAGCTATGCGATCGGCGCTGCTGAAACTGACACCAATGCTGTTGACGATAATCCGCCCGAAATTATTGCTGAAGGGCCGCTAGCTATGTCTACGAGTACCGATAGTAGTGACGATCATGATGAAGAGACTAGCAGACTCATTATGGCGACGGAACCAATTTCTAATGAAGTCGCTATCTCTAACGCAGAAGCTGCCATATCTAATTTGACTGAAGCGATCGAAAAGATTGTTGAGGTCGAGAAGATTGTGGAAAAGGTAGTGGAAGTGGAAAAGATTGTTGAGGTTGAGAAGATTGTAGAAGTCGAAAAAATAGTTGAGGTTGAGAAATTCGTTGAAGTCGAGAAGGTCGTTGATCGCGTAGTTGAAAAGTTTGTTGATCGTGTCGTTGAGAAAGTTGTTGAAAAACCAATTCCTTTCTCCATCGAAGATCCTAGCACTGCCGAAAAACTGGCGATGATTTCGGTGATGGCGCAGTATATGCGTGAAGGCTGGATGGTGCGATCGGTAGATAAATCCCAAGTTGGATACGATCTTGAATGTACCAAAGATGATCTGAGTGAAGCAGTAGTAATTAAGAGCTTTACCAGCGATCGCGAGTCCTTTGCAATTTCGGCGATCGAGATTGAAAATGCCCGTAGCAACAAGGATTTTGTATTGTGGGTAGTCAGTGGTGCTGCCGAAAGTCCTGAATTACGCTGTCTGCGCGGACGGGAACTATTCGAGCAATTCGACCTCGATCCTCTCGCCTTTGCTGCTAAAGTCCGCCAAGCCGCAGTTCAACTAGAGTTTGCCCCAGTTGCCCTAGAAATGCCACAATTTGAGTAGCCATTTTGTGTTTTTAAAATCCTTATGGGGTTTGGTTTTTAACTAACGCGAACGAGAAGTCCCGCACTCTATCCGTATACAAGGATGAGTGACGGGATGAAAGTGAGCCAGAAACAAATTGAGCGATTCTCGAATCAATAGAAGTTATCTATGCTATAATTAGCTTATCAGTATTCTACAATCTTGATAAATGTATAAGGCGTACAAGTACAGAATCTATCCCACAAGTGAGCAAGAAACCTTGCTTGCAAAGTCTTTTGGCTGTGCGAGATGGTTCTGGAACTATGCCTTAAACCTATGCCAAGAAACCTATAAAAATACTGTCAAGGGGTTAACTAGAGGGTATATACAAGGCTTACTCCCTGCACTCAAGAAGGAATACGAATGGTTAACCGAGCCGTATTCTCAATGCTTGCAAGTAGTCGCATTGAATCTATCCACTGCCTACAAAAATTTCTTTGACAAACGGGCAATGCTGCCTAAATTCAAGTCAAAGCATGGTAAGCAGTCAATTAGTTATCCCCAAAACGTCAAGTTTGACGGTGACAAGATTAGTTTACCTAAGATTGGATTAGTCCACTGTCAGCGCCATCGTGGCTTTGATGGAACTATTAAAACTGTCACTGTTTCTCGCAATCCCGATGGTAAACATTTTGTTTCCGTCTTGGTTGACGATGGCAAAGGTAATCCTGAATTAATGCCAGTGGATAAAGCTATTGGTATTGATGTGGGATTAACCCATTTTGCGATTACCAGTGACGGCTCTAAATTTGATAATCCTAGATTTTTTATCAAACATCAACGCAACTTAAAGCGTAAACAGCAAAAGCTATCCAAGAAAAAGAAGGGTAGCCAAAACCGTAAAAAAGCAAGATTGGCTGTGGCAAAAGTTCACTCCAAAATTGCCAGATGTCGCGAAGATTTTCTGCACAAGCTGTCCCGCAAGATAGTAAACGAAAACCAAGTTATTGCAGTAGAAAATCTCAATATCAAGGGCATGGTCAAAAATCATAATCTAGCCAAAGCGATTAGCGATGTTGGCTGGGGTATGTTCTGCACAATGCTCAAATACAAGGCTGAAAGTGAAGGAAGGCAATATATCGAGATTGATCGATGGTTCCCTAGCTCTAAAACTTGCCATGTATGCCTAAATCGAGTTGATAACCTCACTCTTGATGTTAGGGCATGGACTTGTAAGCATTGTGGTACTCACCATGACCGTGATGTAAATGCAGCGATAAACATTAGAAATGAAGCCTTGCGGATACTTCGACTCGGCTCAGTACGAGTTATCTCGTTAGGAACTAGCGAGTCTGCCTGTGGAGGAGATGTAAGTCGATCTGGTAAAACTTCGGTTTTGTTGGACGCTATCCCCGTTGAATCAGGAAGCCAGCTCTGTACCGCCTAAGCGGTCAGCGTCTGGTAGTTCACTTCACTAAATTATCAAAAAGCGATCGCCTATAGCGTTTACTCAGTCTGGTGAAGTACGGGTTTGTTCCCCCGCCTTCGGCGGGGGGAAACAAACCTTTGTACCTCGCTTGCTTGAAAAACGCTATATCAACGTGACGTGAGTTCGATATAGCCATTTGCGGCGTGCTTCGCACGCCGCAAATGGCGAAAAATGGTAAGAATCGCTTAGCGATTCTTACCATAACGTGAGTTCGGAATAAGCTACAAAATTTTAGGAGATAAAACAGTAAAAGCCTCGCTTTGCGAGGCTTTTACTGTTTTATCTCCTAGATAGGGTTCCCTATCTAGGAGATAGTTTGAAATTAACCCGAACTGAGGTTAATTAACGTCATCAGTTCGACGAAAGCGAAAAATGGTAAGAATCGCTAAGCGATTCTTACCATTTTTCGCCATTAGCGTCGTGCGAAGCACGACGCTAATGGCTATATCGAACTCACGTTTAATTAATAAATCAGAAAGAAATTAAATCGAACTCACGATTACAAAACCGAGAACACCAATAAAAATGACCAGAGCATAGAATTGCGCTTTGCCATTTTCAAAGTACTTCAAGCCTTCGCCAGTAACTACAGTCACAAAACCAGCAAGGTTAACTACACCATCAACGATTTTGGCATCAACTTCTAGCACTTGACGAGCTAAGCGACGAGAACCAACCACGAAGATCGTGTTGTAAATTTCATCGATGTACCATTTGTTCTTCGAGAGCTTGTAGAGAGGTTCGATG
This genomic stretch from Pseudanabaena galeata CCNP1313 harbors:
- the aroH gene encoding chorismate mutase, which translates into the protein MGWRVRGVRGATTVEANTYEALERAVLELMEEIEAQNDIDPREIVSATFSATTDIDVVFPAKIARSRSQWENVPLLDVQQMYVEGSLERCIRVLIHVNTPLEQHQIKHIYLNGARDLRPDLVYAQI
- a CDS encoding tetratricopeptide repeat protein — protein: MVTRIFLCNEQTEPEIRDFIREAIADISEGEQYIVTWNCGNIQTLKAGDRAYFKRIGSANQGYFASGTVVPADREYQLKLRSARYRELSEAYDIDSQANNFRVWVAWDACVNFDEPLRTDYLRQLPHFQGMPLEPQSDAGVFREEYVRMLDREWERQTQKAFRAGKGISLIDVYYRWGLEDIQQGFPQDALESFRQALKLNPNFIKAYLGLGDAHVSLREYAKAVGDYGKAISMRPDKARLAYYKRGEINFLLGQFQQAMADFQAAIAIDPNYADAHFSLGNTYFKLKSYEQAIAAYSKTLEISPERDLAVFRRGRSHYILKEFPEAVRDFSHAIELQPSNVDAYYYRGLAYSQPDTADETLAGDDFRKAIVLYQTQGKPEKAKKAKELLETLAIDSLPKARPRSSYAIGAAETDTNAVDDNPPEIIAEGPLAMSTSTDSSDDHDEETSRLIMATEPISNEVAISNAEAAISNLTEAIEKIVEVEKIVEKVVEVEKIVEVEKIVEVEKIVEVEKFVEVEKVVDRVVEKFVDRVVEKVVEKPIPFSIEDPSTAEKLAMISVMAQYMREGWMVRSVDKSQVGYDLECTKDDLSEAVVIKSFTSDRESFAISAIEIENARSNKDFVLWVVSGAAESPELRCLRGRELFEQFDLDPLAFAAKVRQAAVQLEFAPVALEMPQFE
- the tnpB gene encoding IS200/IS605 family element RNA-guided endonuclease TnpB encodes the protein MYKAYKYRIYPTSEQETLLAKSFGCARWFWNYALNLCQETYKNTVKGLTRGYIQGLLPALKKEYEWLTEPYSQCLQVVALNLSTAYKNFFDKRAMLPKFKSKHGKQSISYPQNVKFDGDKISLPKIGLVHCQRHRGFDGTIKTVTVSRNPDGKHFVSVLVDDGKGNPELMPVDKAIGIDVGLTHFAITSDGSKFDNPRFFIKHQRNLKRKQQKLSKKKKGSQNRKKARLAVAKVHSKIARCREDFLHKLSRKIVNENQVIAVENLNIKGMVKNHNLAKAISDVGWGMFCTMLKYKAESEGRQYIEIDRWFPSSKTCHVCLNRVDNLTLDVRAWTCKHCGTHHDRDVNAAINIRNEALRILRLGSVRVISLGTSESACGGDVSRSGKTSVLLDAIPVESGSQLCTA